In Natronomonas halophila, one DNA window encodes the following:
- a CDS encoding CBS domain-containing protein, giving the protein MDLPTPADLRERRTNLGLTQSDLANRADVSQPLIARIEGGDVDPRLSTLRRIVNALDEAESAVMHAEDIMHEGVVTVAPDDSLREAIDVMVKEGYSQLPVVRDGRPQGIISNSDIRQLEEESAGELPVADAMREAITTVEPTATMDEVNAHLNHQDAVMVVEDGQLLGIITEADVAAHMS; this is encoded by the coding sequence ATGGACCTGCCGACGCCGGCGGACCTCCGGGAGCGGCGGACGAATCTCGGATTGACACAGAGCGACCTCGCCAACCGGGCTGACGTCTCACAGCCGCTTATCGCGCGTATCGAGGGCGGCGACGTCGACCCGCGGCTCTCGACGCTTCGGCGCATCGTCAACGCGCTCGACGAGGCCGAAAGCGCCGTTATGCACGCGGAGGATATCATGCACGAGGGCGTCGTCACGGTCGCTCCGGACGACAGCCTCCGGGAGGCTATCGACGTGATGGTCAAGGAAGGCTACTCCCAGCTGCCGGTCGTTCGGGACGGCCGCCCGCAGGGCATCATCTCGAACTCCGACATCCGGCAACTGGAGGAGGAAAGCGCCGGGGAGTTGCCGGTCGCCGACGCTATGCGAGAAGCGATTACGACGGTCGAACCGACCGCCACGATGGACGAGGTAAACGCCCACCTCAATCATCAGGACGCGGTGATGGTCGTCGAGGACGGACAGCTACTGGGTATCATCACCGAGGCGGACGTCGCCGCCCATATGTCCTAG
- a CDS encoding DUF555 domain-containing protein, with product MSNYVVAMEAAWLVRDVEEIDDAIGVAVSEAGKRLNNADMDYVEVEVGATPCPACGEAFDSAFIAADTALVGLLLEMKVFNADSDQHASRIAKSEVGGALRDVPLKVIETFEKEEEVEEPDN from the coding sequence ATGAGCAACTACGTCGTCGCGATGGAAGCCGCATGGTTGGTCCGTGATGTCGAAGAGATTGACGACGCTATCGGTGTCGCCGTCAGCGAGGCCGGCAAGCGCCTCAACAACGCCGACATGGACTACGTCGAGGTCGAAGTCGGCGCGACGCCGTGTCCCGCCTGCGGTGAGGCCTTCGATTCGGCCTTCATCGCCGCCGACACCGCACTCGTCGGTCTCCTGCTGGAGATGAAGGTCTTCAACGCGGACAGCGACCAACACGCCTCCCGTATCGCCAAAAGCGAAGTCGGCGGCGCCCTCCGGGACGTGCCGCTGAAGGTCATCGAGACCTTCGAGAAGGAAGAAGAAGTCGAAGAACCCGACAACTAG
- the psmB gene encoding archaeal proteasome endopeptidase complex subunit beta — translation MRQPDSSLPRTGQDHTLSPYEPELGEVPSNDLTADDLESVNKTGTTTIGISTSEGVVIATDMRASLGGRFVSNKDVQKVEQIHPNAALTLVGSVGGAQSFIRSLRAEVNLYEARRGDDISIEALATLAGNFARGGPFFAINPILGGVDDDGHHVYSIDPAGGVMKDDYTVTGSGLTVAYGTLEREYEDDMTNEEAKKVAASGIKAAVERDTGSGNGVFLATVTDEGVDIKGHKNFDDVL, via the coding sequence ATGCGACAACCAGATTCCTCCCTGCCGCGAACCGGTCAGGACCACACGCTCTCGCCGTACGAACCCGAACTCGGCGAGGTCCCCTCCAACGACCTCACCGCGGACGACCTCGAAAGCGTCAACAAAACCGGGACGACGACCATCGGCATCTCCACGTCCGAAGGCGTCGTCATCGCTACCGACATGCGTGCCTCCCTCGGTGGCCGCTTCGTCTCCAACAAGGACGTCCAGAAGGTCGAACAGATCCACCCCAACGCCGCCCTGACTCTCGTTGGCTCCGTCGGCGGTGCCCAGTCCTTCATCCGTTCGCTTCGCGCCGAGGTCAACCTCTACGAGGCCCGCCGTGGCGACGACATCTCCATCGAGGCGCTGGCCACCCTCGCGGGCAACTTCGCCCGCGGCGGTCCCTTCTTCGCTATCAATCCCATCCTCGGTGGCGTCGACGACGACGGCCACCACGTCTACTCCATCGACCCCGCCGGCGGCGTCATGAAGGACGACTACACCGTCACCGGCTCCGGCCTCACCGTCGCCTACGGTACCCTCGAACGCGAGTACGAGGACGACATGACCAACGAAGAAGCCAAGAAAGTCGCCGCCTCCGGTATCAAGGCCGCCGTCGAACGCGACACCGGCTCCGGTAACGGTGTCTTCCTCGCTACGGTCACCGACGAAGGTGTCGACATCAAGGGTCACAAGAACTTCGACGACGTGCTCTAG
- the ligA gene encoding ATP-dependent DNA ligase LigA, which translates to MEFAEFAVRAAEMEEEPADLETIGLVAELFEDAGEDLAIVTRFVQGRVFPAHDGTKLDIGPNLCYGALAKAAGQNVSADDIEDRLAEVGEIGAVAEELDLGGQQGLAAFGGGGSDALTVAEVDDTLRSLAAAAGSGSTDTKLDTLFGLFNRAEPQEARFLARLVLGEMRVGVGEGTVRDAIAEAFDVPTDAVERAIQVSNDCGLVAETARDEGEDGLADVHLEVGRPVQAMLAQAGTAVDALEEWEEAAVETKYDGARVQVHHDGETTQLFSRNLEDVTDPLPEVVEFVDDELDVPAILDGEVVAVDEEGEPLPFQEILRRFRRKHDVAAAREDVAVELHAFDCLHADGDDLLDAPLVERHDRLSGLLSEGVSELVVTDDADEIADLEADALEAGHEGIMLKNPESTYTPGNRGKNWLKRKPDVETLDLVVTGAEWGEGRRANLLGTFLLSARDGDDYETIGKVATGITDEKLEELDGLLEPHIRSESGTEVDIAPKIVFEVGYEEIQRSPTYSSGYALRFPRFVGVREDKNPANADSLDRVERLAEAQR; encoded by the coding sequence ATGGAATTCGCCGAGTTCGCCGTCCGTGCCGCCGAGATGGAGGAAGAGCCTGCGGACCTCGAAACCATCGGCTTGGTCGCCGAGTTGTTCGAGGACGCGGGCGAGGACCTCGCTATCGTGACGCGGTTCGTTCAGGGGCGCGTGTTTCCGGCCCACGACGGCACGAAACTCGATATCGGTCCGAACCTCTGCTATGGGGCGCTGGCGAAGGCTGCCGGGCAGAACGTCTCGGCCGACGATATCGAGGACCGACTGGCAGAGGTCGGCGAAATCGGCGCGGTCGCGGAGGAACTCGATTTGGGAGGCCAGCAGGGCCTCGCCGCCTTCGGTGGTGGCGGCAGCGATGCCCTGACCGTCGCCGAAGTGGACGACACGCTCCGGAGTCTCGCCGCCGCTGCGGGCTCGGGCAGTACGGATACCAAACTCGATACGCTGTTCGGCCTGTTCAACCGCGCCGAACCGCAGGAAGCGCGCTTCCTCGCCCGACTCGTCTTGGGCGAGATGCGCGTCGGCGTCGGCGAGGGGACGGTTCGCGACGCGATAGCGGAGGCCTTCGACGTACCGACCGACGCCGTCGAACGCGCGATTCAGGTATCGAACGACTGCGGCCTCGTCGCCGAAACCGCTCGCGATGAGGGCGAAGATGGACTGGCGGACGTTCACCTCGAAGTCGGCCGGCCGGTTCAGGCCATGCTCGCGCAGGCTGGCACCGCTGTCGACGCCCTCGAAGAATGGGAGGAAGCCGCCGTCGAGACCAAATACGACGGCGCCCGCGTGCAGGTCCACCACGACGGCGAAACGACGCAACTCTTCTCGCGAAACCTCGAGGACGTGACCGACCCGCTGCCCGAAGTCGTGGAGTTCGTCGACGACGAACTCGACGTGCCCGCAATTTTAGACGGCGAAGTCGTCGCCGTCGACGAGGAGGGCGAACCCCTGCCGTTTCAGGAAATCCTCCGGCGCTTCCGTCGGAAACACGACGTGGCGGCGGCCCGCGAGGACGTGGCGGTCGAACTGCACGCCTTCGACTGTCTGCACGCCGACGGCGACGACCTGCTGGACGCACCGCTGGTCGAGCGGCACGACCGACTGTCGGGCCTGCTGTCGGAGGGCGTCTCCGAACTCGTCGTCACGGACGACGCCGACGAAATCGCGGATCTGGAAGCCGATGCGCTGGAGGCGGGCCACGAGGGCATCATGCTCAAAAACCCCGAGTCGACCTATACGCCGGGCAACCGCGGGAAGAACTGGCTGAAGCGCAAACCCGACGTCGAAACGCTCGATTTGGTCGTCACCGGCGCCGAGTGGGGCGAAGGCCGCCGAGCGAACCTGCTCGGGACGTTCCTGCTTTCGGCCCGCGACGGCGACGACTACGAGACTATCGGCAAGGTGGCGACGGGAATCACCGACGAGAAACTCGAAGAGTTAGACGGGTTGCTGGAACCGCACATACGTTCGGAATCAGGCACCGAGGTAGACATCGCTCCCAAAATCGTCTTCGAGGTAGGCTACGAGGAAATCCAGCGGTCGCCGACCTATTCGTCGGGGTACGCGCTTCGCTTTCCCCGATTTGTCGGCGTCAGGGAGGACAAGAACCCGGCCAACGCCGACAGTCTCGACCGCGTCGAGCGACTGGCCGAGGCCCAGCGCTAA
- a CDS encoding MBL fold metallo-hydrolase, translated as MLNHDGLDIAWLGYATLRLDDADTVVYIDPGRYGVLDGYEVCSRTSSARSNRDPPGPAGDVICVSHDHHYDTDAIRKVADDDATVVLFEGINTHLIDRDVERPADLPYDIRKVDMEADIAVDDAIIRTTAAYNEPDGPHTRPTGEPYHPEGRGCGFHITLDGVSVYWPGDTDVLDGHEHLDVDVFCPPIGGTFTMDRHEAADLAEAMDPSLVVPIHYDTFEAIETDAEAFVEDLESRDVPVALDG; from the coding sequence ATGCTCAACCACGACGGCCTCGATATCGCGTGGCTCGGCTACGCGACGCTCCGACTCGACGACGCCGACACGGTCGTCTACATCGACCCCGGCCGATACGGCGTCCTCGATGGCTACGAGGTTTGCTCGCGGACTTCGTCCGCTCGCTCAAACCGGGACCCGCCGGGTCCCGCGGGTGACGTCATCTGCGTCTCCCACGACCACCACTACGACACCGACGCCATCCGGAAGGTCGCCGACGACGACGCCACCGTCGTCCTCTTCGAGGGCATCAACACCCATCTCATCGACCGCGACGTCGAACGACCGGCCGACCTGCCCTACGACATCCGGAAGGTCGACATGGAAGCGGACATCGCCGTCGACGACGCAATCATCCGAACGACCGCCGCCTACAACGAACCCGACGGCCCGCATACCCGACCGACCGGCGAACCGTATCATCCCGAGGGCCGGGGCTGTGGCTTCCATATCACCCTCGACGGCGTCTCGGTCTACTGGCCCGGCGACACCGACGTACTGGATGGCCACGAACACCTCGACGTCGACGTGTTCTGCCCACCCATCGGCGGCACGTTCACGATGGACCGCCACGAGGCTGCCGACCTCGCGGAGGCAATGGACCCGAGCCTCGTCGTGCCGATTCACTACGACACCTTCGAGGCCATCGAAACCGACGCCGAGGCGTTCGTCGAGGACCTCGAATCGCGGGACGTACCGGTCGCCCTCGATGGCTGA
- a CDS encoding DNA topoisomerase IV subunit A gives MSANDDYEIQDDLARERLIDLASEFYDQFAEGDVPTMEIPTRTKSNIVFDEDKDVWVYGDRTSTRSANTVSGAQKLLKAIYTIEFLENQLKEGRSSTLRELYYLSESWDEERAQFNGQDESNQLVEDLEIVSDVTREDFHMRPEESGATIMGPLFLREQTRRGEREIHCQKDVGEGGYQIPNNPDTIEFLDNDADFVLCVETGGMRDRLVENGFDEEYNAIIVHLKGQPARATRRITKRLHDELDLPVVVFCDGDPWSYRIYASVSYGSIKSAHLSEYLATPEAEYIGIQPADIVEYDLPTDPLSDSDINALESELDDPRFQDDYWTEQIELQLDIGKKAEQQALASRGLDFVTDTYLPERLTDMGVL, from the coding sequence ATGAGCGCAAACGACGACTACGAGATTCAGGACGACCTCGCCCGCGAGCGGCTTATCGACCTCGCAAGCGAGTTCTACGACCAGTTCGCCGAGGGGGACGTTCCGACCATGGAAATCCCGACCCGGACGAAAAGCAACATCGTCTTCGACGAGGACAAGGACGTCTGGGTCTACGGCGACCGTACCTCAACCCGCTCCGCAAATACCGTCAGCGGCGCCCAGAAGCTCCTCAAGGCGATTTACACCATCGAGTTCCTCGAAAACCAGCTCAAGGAGGGCCGCTCGTCGACCCTGCGTGAGCTCTACTACCTCTCCGAATCGTGGGACGAGGAGCGCGCGCAGTTCAACGGCCAGGACGAATCCAACCAACTGGTCGAGGACCTCGAAATCGTCTCCGACGTCACCCGCGAGGACTTCCACATGCGCCCGGAGGAATCCGGGGCGACGATTATGGGCCCGCTGTTCCTCCGTGAGCAGACCCGCCGCGGCGAGCGGGAAATCCACTGCCAGAAGGACGTCGGCGAGGGGGGCTACCAGATTCCGAACAACCCTGACACCATCGAGTTCCTCGACAACGACGCCGATTTCGTGCTGTGCGTGGAGACCGGTGGTATGCGCGACCGTCTCGTCGAGAACGGCTTCGACGAGGAGTACAACGCCATCATCGTCCACCTCAAGGGCCAGCCCGCACGGGCGACCCGCCGTATCACGAAGCGACTCCACGACGAACTCGACCTGCCGGTGGTCGTCTTCTGTGACGGCGACCCGTGGTCGTACCGCATCTACGCCTCGGTCTCCTACGGCTCTATCAAGTCAGCCCACCTCTCGGAGTACCTCGCGACGCCGGAGGCCGAATACATCGGCATCCAGCCGGCGGACATCGTCGAGTACGACCTGCCGACCGACCCGCTCAGCGACTCGGACATCAACGCGCTGGAAAGCGAACTCGACGACCCGCGGTTCCAGGACGACTACTGGACCGAACAAATCGAACTCCAGCTCGATATCGGCAAGAAGGCCGAACAGCAGGCGCTTGCCTCCCGCGGCCTCGACTTCGTGACTGACACCTACCTCCCCGAACGCCTCACGGATATGGGCGTACTGTAA